Proteins from a genomic interval of Danio rerio strain Tuebingen ecotype United States chromosome 4, GRCz12tu, whole genome shotgun sequence:
- the LOC137491073 gene encoding uncharacterized protein, which produces MAFIKEESEDVKIEETFTVKQENLQEQTDLMVQKEETQWNEMEEKHQDITTDEKPTLTKKTSLRRRPRKSKSFFSSKQCRKSFSQKPKLDVHMRVHTGEKPYTCEQCGKSFPKIHGFKAHMRIHIGEKPYKCQQCGKSFKQNSNLEVHMRTHNEGRIFTCTQCGKSFAKKHNLNIHMRIHTGEKPYTCTECGQSFPYKTTFSIHRRIHTGEKPYRCTECGKSFTHKTTLNNHKRTHTGEKPYRCTECGQRFPYKTTLNNHMRTHTGEKPFACAQCGKSFRAKASLMNHTNLHTGTIVFTCDQCGKSLTHKDSIKNHMKTHSGERFRCSECGKAFKHKRSLSAHMKLHNGEQSPQH; this is translated from the coding sequence atctgaTGGTGCAGAAAGAAGAGACTCAATGGAATGAAATGGAAGAGAAACATCAAGACAtaacgactgatgaaaaacccacactcactaaaaagacttcattacgcagaagacctcggaaatccaaatctTTTTTCAGCAGTAAACAGTGTAGAAAAAGTTTCAGTCAAAAGCCAaagcttgatgttcacatgagggttcacacaggggagaaaccttacacctgcgaacagtgtggaaagagttttccTAAAATCCATGGCTTTAAggcccacatgagaattcacattggagagaagccgtacaaatgccaacagtgtggaaagagttttaagcaaaatAGCAACCTTGAAGttcacatgagaactcacaatgAAGGAAGAATTTTTACTTGCAcacagtgtggaaaaagttttGCTAAAAAACACAACCTtaacatccacatgaggattcacactggagagaaaccttacacatgcacagaatgTGGTCAAAGTTTTCCATATAAAACCACATTCAGTATCCACaggagaattcacactggagagaaaccttacagatgcacagagtgtggtaaaagtttcacaCATAAAACCACACTCAATAACCATaagagaactcacactggagagaaaccttacagatGCACTGAGTGTGGTCAACGTTTCCCATATAAAACCACACTCAATaaccacatgagaactcacactggagagaagccgtttgcatgtgctcagtgtggaaagagcttcagaGCCAAAGCTAGCCTCATGAATCACACGAATCttcacactggaaccatagtgttcacatgtgatcagtgtggaaagagtctcacacaCAAAGACTCCATTAAGAACCATATGAAGACTCACTCAGGAGAGCgttttagatgcagtgagtgtggaaaggcctttaaacataaaagaagcctcagtgctcacatgaagcttcacaatggagagcagagtcctcaacattga